In Patescibacteria group bacterium, the following are encoded in one genomic region:
- the murG gene encoding undecaprenyldiphospho-muramoylpentapeptide beta-N-acetylglucosaminyltransferase — MKILLAGGGTGGHIMPILAVVKQIVRLNLEAQFLWIGTKKGPEAKIARENKIEFKAVLAGKMRRYVSFWNFVDMVKLPLGVVQAYFKVKKFKPDVCFSKGGYVSVPTVIVCNHFKIPVLLHESDVIAGKANLFMAKYASKIALGFEEGKNSFKDFSDKIIITGNPVREEILLAKKEDGIKDLNLNNKKPVLLIIGGSQGAQKINDLIGLVLHKLLEKWQIIHVVGPSHGNQILGNVKALENDYHIFQFLDGKKMGEALSVSDLIISRAGANSLAEISALGKPAILIPYPFASSDHQKANAEIYAKNNAAVIINEKDLTSEKLLTDITSLQADKEKLETMHLAMLKMFNKDANNKLATEILGLAKSKNVFAKKNKKILVFVEGTILMHKKGLGESQEKIVLQVKNNEPSVKDFANYIMIGHANEKLKKWQEQGAKILYLTSRISMDEVSQIGEVLAKNNFPEGDLYYRKENQKYNNIIEYVKPDILIEDDCESNGGQKEMAITLVKPEIKNSIKSIVVKEFQGIDSLSDDVKLLNG, encoded by the coding sequence ATGAAAATACTTTTAGCAGGCGGAGGAACAGGTGGGCATATTATGCCTATTTTGGCTGTAGTAAAGCAAATTGTAAGATTAAATCTCGAAGCCCAATTTTTGTGGATTGGAACAAAAAAAGGTCCGGAAGCCAAAATTGCACGTGAGAATAAAATTGAATTTAAAGCTGTCTTAGCTGGAAAAATGAGACGGTATGTTTCGTTTTGGAATTTTGTTGATATGGTTAAATTGCCTCTTGGTGTTGTACAAGCTTATTTTAAAGTAAAAAAATTCAAGCCTGATGTTTGTTTCAGCAAAGGCGGATATGTCAGTGTGCCAACTGTTATAGTTTGCAATCATTTTAAAATTCCAGTTTTGTTGCATGAATCAGATGTGATTGCTGGCAAGGCAAATTTGTTTATGGCAAAATATGCAAGTAAAATTGCATTAGGATTTGAAGAAGGAAAAAATAGTTTTAAAGATTTTTCTGACAAAATAATCATTACAGGCAATCCTGTTCGCGAGGAAATTTTATTAGCAAAAAAAGAAGATGGCATTAAAGATTTAAATTTAAATAATAAAAAACCTGTATTATTAATAATTGGTGGAAGCCAAGGAGCGCAAAAAATTAATGATTTGATTGGCTTAGTTCTCCATAAATTATTAGAAAAATGGCAGATTATTCATGTTGTTGGGCCATCACATGGCAATCAGATTTTAGGTAATGTAAAAGCATTAGAAAATGATTATCATATATTCCAATTTTTGGATGGCAAGAAAATGGGCGAGGCATTGTCAGTTTCTGATTTAATTATTTCTCGAGCTGGAGCAAATAGCTTGGCTGAAATTTCAGCATTAGGCAAGCCAGCAATTTTGATTCCTTATCCTTTTGCATCATCTGATCATCAAAAAGCTAATGCAGAAATTTATGCAAAAAATAATGCAGCTGTAATTATAAACGAAAAAGATTTGACTTCAGAAAAATTATTGACTGATATAACAAGTTTGCAAGCTGATAAAGAAAAATTAGAAACAATGCATTTGGCAATGCTTAAGATGTTCAATAAAGATGCAAATAATAAATTAGCAACTGAAATTTTAGGTCTAGCAAAATCAAAAAATGTTTTTGCAAAGAAAAATAAAAAAATATTAGTATTTGTTGAAGGTACGATTTTGATGCACAAAAAAGGTTTAGGCGAAAGTCAAGAAAAAATTGTTTTGCAAGTTAAAAATAATGAGCCATCTGTGAAAGACTTTGCTAATTATATTATGATTGGTCACGCAAATGAAAAGCTAAAAAAATGGCAAGAACAAGGTGCAAAAATTTTATATTTAACTTCAAGAATTTCAATGGATGAAGTGTCGCAGATTGGCGAGGTTTTGGCAAAAAATAATTTTCCAGAAGGTGATTTATATTATCGAAAAGAAAATCAAAAATATAATAATATTATAGAATATGTAAAGCCTGATATTTTGATTGAAGATGATTGTGAGAGTAACGGAGGTCAGAAAGAGATGGCGATTACATTAGTTAAGCCAGAAATAAAGAATAGTATTAAGTCAATTGTTGTTAAAGAATTTCAGGGAATTGATAGTTTGTCGGACGATGTTAAATTGTTGAATGGTTAA
- the murC gene encoding UDP-N-acetylmuramate--L-alanine ligase, which produces MSINLQKFKKVYFIGIGGIGVSAVARIFLQKNIEVVGSDLVESVVTKDLIKKGAKIFVGKHDAKNLPDDVDLVVHTVAATSDNPELVKAKKSGIKTMSYPEVLGELTKNKYLIAVSGTHGKTTTTAMIGLMLVDAGLDPTVIVGSNIKEFDGNARLGKSDYYVIEADEYRRAFLNYKPKIAVVLNIEFDHPDCYKDLDDVKDAFNLFIARADYIVDHPENLMNDLNLKLKVPGKGFLLDALAAREVGRILEIDDKIIKESLENYQGSWRRFEIKGEINGVIVVDDYAHHPTEVKSTLQAAKEKYPDKNIVCVFQPHHQDRFNALFDEFVGAFNDCDRVILTDVYHVAGREENRKQKTGNRKTSEDLAKKIGQKVIYVGGLDEAFEWLKKNVKPGDVVLTMGAGTITEVSDKLIKNLKLKNK; this is translated from the coding sequence ATGTCAATAAATTTACAAAAATTTAAAAAAGTATATTTTATTGGTATTGGTGGAATTGGTGTTTCTGCTGTTGCTAGAATTTTTTTGCAAAAAAATATTGAAGTTGTTGGATCTGATCTGGTTGAAAGTGTTGTGACAAAAGATTTAATTAAAAAAGGAGCAAAGATTTTTGTTGGCAAACATGATGCAAAGAATTTGCCTGATGATGTTGATTTAGTTGTGCATACTGTTGCTGCAACATCCGATAATCCAGAATTAGTTAAGGCAAAGAAGTCGGGAATTAAGACGATGAGCTATCCTGAAGTTTTGGGTGAATTAACAAAAAATAAATATTTGATTGCAGTTTCTGGAACACATGGAAAGACAACAACAACAGCGATGATTGGATTAATGTTAGTTGACGCTGGTCTTGATCCAACTGTGATTGTTGGATCTAACATTAAAGAATTTGATGGCAATGCAAGATTAGGAAAAAGCGATTATTATGTTATTGAGGCAGATGAATATCGCCGAGCATTTTTAAATTATAAGCCAAAAATTGCAGTGGTATTAAATATTGAATTTGATCATCCGGATTGTTATAAAGATTTAGATGATGTAAAAGATGCATTTAATCTTTTTATTGCTAGGGCAGATTATATTGTTGATCATCCAGAAAATTTGATGAATGATTTGAATTTAAAATTAAAAGTTCCAGGAAAAGGTTTTTTACTTGATGCTCTTGCTGCTCGAGAAGTTGGCAGAATTCTGGAAATTGATGATAAAATTATTAAAGAGAGCTTGGAAAATTATCAAGGATCTTGGCGGAGATTTGAAATAAAAGGAGAGATTAATGGAGTAATTGTCGTTGATGATTATGCTCATCATCCAACAGAAGTAAAATCAACTTTGCAGGCAGCGAAAGAAAAATATCCTGATAAAAATATTGTTTGTGTTTTTCAACCGCATCATCAAGATAGATTTAATGCTTTGTTTGATGAATTTGTCGGTGCTTTTAATGATTGTGATAGAGTGATTTTGACTGATGTGTATCATGTGGCTGGAAGAGAAGAAAACAGAAAACAGAAAACAGGAAACAGGAAAACTTCTGAGGATTTAGCAAAGAAAATTGGTCAAAAGGTAATCTATGTTGGTGGACTTGATGAAGCCTTTGAATGGCTGAAAAAAAATGTTAAACCTGGTGATGTGGTACTTACTATGGGAGCAGGGACAATAACAGAGGTAAGTGATAAATTGATTAAAAATTTAAAATTAAAAAATAAATAA